Genomic window (Candidatus Sulfotelmatobacter sp.):
AAGGTCGCGAGCAGCAGGTAGGGGAAGCCGAGCCCGAGCGAGAGCGTGAAGAAGGTGGTGAAGCCGAGCCAGGGATCGCCCTTCGCGCCCACCACCGCGAGCAGCGCGACCACCGCCGGCCCCACGCACGGGGCCGCGAACACGCCGACCACGAGTCCCGACAGGAACACGCCCGCGGCGCTGGTGGCGGTGGCGCCGCCCAGCTTGTTCATGAGTTGTGGCGGCACGGTGAACTCGTAGAGCCCGAACATCGAGAGCGACATGACCAGCAGCAGCACGCCCACCGCGGCCAGCACCAGCGGGCTCTGCAGGAAGCCGCCGAACAACCCGCCGGTGAGCGCAGCCACCACGCCGAGTGTCGTGTACATCAGCGCCATGCCGAGCACATAGAGCGCGGCGTAGCCGATCACCTGCCGCGGCGGCGCGGCGCGGCGCGCGCCGAAGATCGAGACCGTGACGCCGAGCATCGGGTAGACGCACGGCGTGAGATTGAGCGCGAGCCCGAACAGGAACAGCGCGAGCAGTGCGGTGATGCCGCCGCCCTCAATCGCGCGCGCCACGGGATTGTCGGGCACCGGGGCGGCGCCCTTCGGCGGCGGCGCGGTGGTGAACGATCCCGGCGAGCCAGACGAGGTGCCCGCGCCGGTCGCGGCGCCGGTGTCGGAGGCGGCCGGCGGCGAGGGACTTGCGGCGGTGCCCGGCGCGGTCGACCCGCCGCGATTCGACGCCCCGCCCGATGGCGTCGCGCCTCCTGCGACGTCGACCGGCAGATCGAAGTCCACGCTCGCCGGCGGCAGGCAGACCTGGTCGTTGCACGACTGGAACTTCACCTTGCCCTTGAGCACGACGTGACCGGTCGCGCTCGCGGCCGCGGTGATCGGGATCGGGATCGCGATATCGCCGTCCCAGACCAGCTGTGGCTGCGGATCGAAGGAAAGCTTCTCGATCCTGGGCGGCGGGTACTCGATCGCGCCGGCGCTCACGCCGGCGGCCGGCATCAGCGATACTTCGGTGGGAATCGAGTTCTCGTTCGAGGGCGGGTTGGCGTTGACGTGCCAACCTTTCAGGATGTGCAGCGTGACGATCGCCCGGGCGCGATCGTCGGGCGCCACACGCGCCGGCGCCACCGTGACCTTCACGAGCTGTCCCGGCTCGGGCACCGGGCCGCCGCCGAATTGGGCGAGACTTGCGGCGGGGATCGTGCACGCCGCGCTCAGCGCGACTGCGAACCAAAGCGCGACGCGCGCTCGACCGGACCATTTCATGAGAAGCTCCGCTTGCTCACCACCGTCGCGACCTCGTCGAGTTGCGCCGCAAACTCCGCGGCGTCCTGCACGGGCAATCGGCACGCGTACTCCACGCACACGTACGCGGTCGCCCGTCCCTGCTTCGCGACCAGCGGCTCCACGAACGGCACCAGCTCCTCGAGCTGCCGCCGCCGCGCTCCTTCCCCGGTGACCAGCAGCAGATCGTGGGGCAGGAAGCGCCGATCGAATTCCGCGATCAGGGCGCGGGTATCCGGTGCCGCCGGATCGCCCGCGATCACGACCTGCCGCGGCGTCGCCCGCGCCAGATCCATCGACACCAGCATCTGCGGCATCATTGCCGGCGCTTCGCCAAGCCGTCGCGAATAGTACGCGAACGCCCGATTCGCCGCCTCGCGCCACGCCGCGCGGTCGAGCAGTACGCCGAGGGCTTGCACCACCTGCGCCGCGATCGAGTTCCCGGCCAGCTCGGCGCCATCGTGCCCGTCCTTCAGACGTAACCGAATGCTGTCATCTCCCGGGGGGCTCTCGAAGAACCCGCCCGCCTCGCGATCCTCGAAGCGCTCGATCATGGCGCCGGTGATCTCGGCCGCGCGCGACAGCCATTTCGGCTCGAAGGTGGCGCCGTAGAGATCGACGAAGCCGAGCGCGACGTTGGCGTAGTCGTCGAGTTGCCCGGCCATCGCCGCCTCGCCCTCGCGCCAGCGGCGCTGGAGCTCTCGGGAGTTCGCATTCCACATCCACGACCACACGAACTCGCCGGCCCGAGCGCCGCGCTCGGCCAGCGCTCCGTCGTTGAGCACGCGCGCGCCGCGCGCGCAGGCCGAGATCATCAGCCCGTTCCACGCGGCCAGCACTTTGTCGTCGAGATGCGGCCGCGTCCGGCGAGAGCGTGCCGCGAGCAGCGTGTCAGCGGCGCGGTCGAGCCGCGCCTCGAGTGCGGCCTCGTCGAGCTTCCGCTCGCGCGCCAGCTCGGCGACCGTGCGCGCCTCGTAGAGCACGCTCGCGCCGTGCTCGAAGTTGCCCTGCGGTGTGACGCCGTAGCGGCGCGCGAACAGGCTCGCATCCTCGGCGCCCAGCGCCTCCTCGAGCTGCGTCGGCGTCCACACATAGAAGCGC
Coding sequences:
- a CDS encoding cytochrome c biogenesis protein CcdA, producing the protein MKWSGRARVALWFAVALSAACTIPAASLAQFGGGPVPEPGQLVKVTVAPARVAPDDRARAIVTLHILKGWHVNANPPSNENSIPTEVSLMPAAGVSAGAIEYPPPRIEKLSFDPQPQLVWDGDIAIPIPITAAASATGHVVLKGKVKFQSCNDQVCLPPASVDFDLPVDVAGGATPSGGASNRGGSTAPGTAASPSPPAASDTGAATGAGTSSGSPGSFTTAPPPKGAAPVPDNPVARAIEGGGITALLALFLFGLALNLTPCVYPMLGVTVSIFGARRAAPPRQVIGYAALYVLGMALMYTTLGVVAALTGGLFGGFLQSPLVLAAVGVLLLVMSLSMFGLYEFTVPPQLMNKLGGATATSAAGVFLSGLVVGVFAAPCVGPAVVALLAVVGAKGDPWLGFTTFFTLSLGLGFPYLLLATFSNLLQRLPRSGEWMVWVKAIFGVILAGVGAFYLLLAFAPKLGGWVLPAALVLGGLYLGFIEKTKGRGPNFRWAKRAMGGAAIVVGAWIIFSTPTQGVAFRPADDQSLQAAIATGRPVLLEFSADWCVPCHELERSTFSDRGVIAASRDFHTFKVDLTRYDSPESERWRRVYGVRGVPTVIFLGTDGGEIKSLRVEGFLAPEPFLARMKLATQSGARAENE
- a CDS encoding thioredoxin domain-containing protein, with the translated sequence MPPNPPSDRRPNRLAGEKSPYLLQHAHNPVDWHPWGEEAFARARVEDKPIFLSIGYSTCHWCHVMERESFESDAVAEPLNRWFVPIKVDREERPDVDRIYMTAMQALGLGGGWPLNVFLTPELEPFFGGTYFPPDAAFGRPGLLQVLPRVHEAWLERRGDLEDTGRRVLAALADLEKPEQAARDELALLDLAWSWFERTADRDHGGFGTAPKFPSPCNLAFLTRFAVANPDRREAALRLVAAQLDAMRAGGIHDHLGGGFHRYSVDAAWRVSHFEKMLYDQAQLAWAYLEGFQITGDSTCADTARRIFTYVLRDLSSPEGGFCSAEDADSEGEEGRFYVWTPTQLEEALGAEDASLFARRYGVTPQGNFEHGASVLYEARTVAELARERKLDEAALEARLDRAADTLLAARSRRTRPHLDDKVLAAWNGLMISACARGARVLNDGALAERGARAGEFVWSWMWNANSRELQRRWREGEAAMAGQLDDYANVALGFVDLYGATFEPKWLSRAAEITGAMIERFEDREAGGFFESPPGDDSIRLRLKDGHDGAELAGNSIAAQVVQALGVLLDRAAWREAANRAFAYYSRRLGEAPAMMPQMLVSMDLARATPRQVVIAGDPAAPDTRALIAEFDRRFLPHDLLLVTGEGARRRQLEELVPFVEPLVAKQGRATAYVCVEYACRLPVQDAAEFAAQLDEVATVVSKRSFS